The following proteins are encoded in a genomic region of Acipenser ruthenus chromosome 4, fAciRut3.2 maternal haplotype, whole genome shotgun sequence:
- the LOC131737066 gene encoding dynein regulatory complex protein 11-like isoform X2: MPVVRGSSSVDTDRKEGTGGWGQFHSEGNDQESADYLKKNGGVITSALNLSSLTKISDRYTQGHIMKAVKALLTERRIDQLAKKPLTGAEYVVHLAKIDPVFKEEVEAFKAK; this comes from the exons ATGCCTGTTGTTAGGGGAAGCAGCTCTGTGgatactgacaggaaagaaggcactGGGggttggggacaatttcactctgaGGGGAACGACCAAGAAAGTGCAGACTATCTGAAA AAAAATGGTGGTGTGATCACCAGTGCTCTAAACCTGAGCTCCTTGACTAAGATCTCAGACAGGTATACACAGGGTCACATAATGAAGGCTGTCAAGGCACTCCTGACTGAACGGAGGATCGATCAACTGGCCAAGAAGCCGCTGACCGGAGCGGAGTATGTCGTCCATCTGGCCAAGATTGATCCTGTGTTTAAAGAGGAAGTGGAGGCCTTTAAGGCAAAATAG